A genome region from Gammaproteobacteria bacterium includes the following:
- a CDS encoding DNA-3-methyladenine glycosylase I, with product MAIIRCGWSNGNALLTQYHDNEWGVPLHDEHKLFEFLLLEGAQAGLSWLTILKRREHYRLALNQFDPQKIARYTPAKIERLLANPGLIRNRLKIASLVTNARAFLEVQAEFGCFDQYIWRFVDGQPIINRWKSSGENPATSKASDAMSKDLKRRGFTFVGSTICYAFMQATGMVNDHAVNCFRYPEVMSCQKKIYSNVL from the coding sequence ATGGCAATTATTCGTTGTGGTTGGAGTAATGGCAATGCGTTGTTAACACAATACCATGATAATGAATGGGGTGTGCCCTTGCATGATGAGCACAAACTATTTGAGTTTTTATTGTTGGAAGGCGCTCAAGCAGGGTTAAGCTGGCTGACCATATTAAAGAGACGCGAGCATTATCGTTTAGCGCTGAATCAATTTGATCCGCAAAAAATTGCACGCTATACCCCCGCTAAAATCGAGCGCTTACTTGCCAATCCCGGATTAATCCGTAATCGTTTGAAGATCGCAAGTCTTGTTACCAATGCGCGCGCATTTCTGGAAGTACAAGCAGAATTTGGTTGTTTTGACCAGTATATTTGGCGTTTCGTCGATGGGCAGCCCATCATTAATCGCTGGAAAAGTAGCGGTGAAAATCCAGCAACAAGTAAGGCATCTGATGCCATGTCCAAAGATCTAAAGCGCCGCGGTTTTACGTTTGTCGGTTCTACGATTTGCTATGCATTTATGCAGGCCACCGGTATGGTAAATGATCACGCGGTAAATTGTTTTCGTTATCCTGAAGTGATGTCATGTCAGAAGAAGATTTATTCCAACGTGCTTTAG
- a CDS encoding lytic transglycosylase domain-containing protein gives MASALLIHGVPVECINQAAVTYYVPAKVIISVLDTEGGQVGMASPNKNGTFDYGPMQINSIWLSKIAPYGYTRDQIQNDPCVNVMVGTWILSSNIADSLAAANGGYWQGVAGYHSHTPYLNERYQSKVLTNYQQLSQILSQTET, from the coding sequence ATGGCTAGTGCGTTACTGATACATGGAGTGCCGGTAGAATGCATTAATCAAGCTGCAGTCACTTATTATGTTCCCGCCAAAGTCATTATTTCAGTGCTAGATACCGAAGGGGGGCAGGTCGGCATGGCCAGTCCGAATAAAAATGGCACTTTTGACTATGGTCCCATGCAAATTAATTCTATCTGGTTATCTAAAATTGCGCCTTATGGCTATACGCGCGATCAAATACAAAACGATCCTTGTGTAAATGTGATGGTGGGTACTTGGATATTGAGTAGTAATATTGCTGATTCGCTGGCCGCAGCTAATGGGGGCTATTGGCAAGGGGTGGCGGGTTATCATTCGCATACGCCGTATTTGAATGAACGCTATCAGAGTAAGGTTTTGACGAATTATCAGCAGTTATCGCAGATTTTGTCTCAGACGGAGACGTAG
- a CDS encoding glycosyltransferase has product MTSQAYEFTTDIGAVLKDLKDLIENCEDNVIDFSEKKNSLDIILKQYNAILNSIQSIQKQYPVTIPVIAQQFDNRIEAIAKFLKPKLPADIKDVSDIKTGLVTENVSIETDPKELKTVSVLKKPASTYLAINTHLDTTKDKIPDQEVKDKKTVFATPKIISTIWVGTRPLPKNDQTPDTSNHHILLDWRNKNPNMQPILWVDYKSMPTSVHREYKERGYVFTASSEIDQIIEGTKSASPSSSSAEKPILVADISVLFRKPSKYLSEKEVEQMQELIRYEMDKFRPNYGAASDLIRYRTEQEYGGAYVDSDLAPGKSALHKHPAFSSEKECFNVTSSTAGFNAAGNDAFVCSPGHPLTKDLIHTCFDNYAKMDRVPETYTKFDHLYKVINRSGPGAVQQMLSSHGFLEEEGMFLLEHKEKYNLPEEFTCNDVTNQASWLKTPIKICSSLTESIETATNCMMTEMKYMGVCRFADYVTDIKSSLIENLISQLIKDPEIIDNFKKLTEYFVKTSQQQDVKKETTRISSFMADLGKFLTEYFDETTAYRITSQLRKKLPYTEQMQALPVNYKELQKIVFDDGLLLRVLAEENLLQNFTTASKEAPRSIREAYNKLVTMLQPLKNSNSKSSEILIERPTVSYADIANVLSLFDSRNDFNLNNSIANLLLKRLEIQPELRSLVSTVAHSTDDSSYTSWQSLIHPEQSTDLGFSMLE; this is encoded by the coding sequence ATGACTAGTCAAGCTTACGAATTTACAACAGATATTGGTGCAGTTTTAAAAGATCTGAAAGATTTAATTGAAAACTGTGAAGATAACGTTATCGATTTTAGTGAAAAGAAAAATTCTTTAGATATTATCCTAAAGCAATATAACGCCATATTAAACTCTATTCAGTCCATTCAGAAACAATATCCTGTAACTATCCCTGTTATTGCACAGCAATTTGACAATCGTATTGAAGCTATTGCCAAATTTCTAAAACCCAAATTACCTGCAGATATTAAAGATGTCTCGGATATAAAAACAGGCTTAGTCACTGAAAATGTTTCCATAGAAACCGACCCTAAAGAATTAAAAACCGTATCAGTTCTAAAAAAACCGGCTTCAACTTATTTAGCAATTAATACCCACCTAGATACAACTAAGGATAAAATACCTGACCAAGAAGTGAAAGATAAAAAAACTGTCTTTGCAACACCTAAAATTATTAGCACTATATGGGTAGGCACTCGTCCACTACCTAAAAATGACCAAACACCCGACACCAGCAATCATCATATATTGCTAGACTGGCGCAATAAAAATCCAAATATGCAACCTATATTATGGGTGGATTATAAATCCATGCCCACCTCAGTGCATCGCGAATACAAAGAGCGCGGTTATGTATTTACTGCAAGTTCAGAAATAGATCAAATTATTGAAGGCACAAAATCTGCCAGTCCCAGCTCATCTTCAGCAGAAAAACCTATTCTCGTAGCCGATATCAGCGTTTTATTTAGAAAACCATCTAAGTATCTCAGTGAAAAAGAAGTGGAGCAAATGCAGGAACTTATCCGTTATGAAATGGATAAATTCCGCCCCAATTACGGAGCAGCTAGCGATTTGATTCGATATAGAACAGAACAAGAATATGGCGGCGCTTATGTCGACAGCGATTTAGCCCCTGGTAAATCTGCTTTACATAAACATCCGGCATTTTCTTCAGAAAAAGAATGTTTTAATGTAACTTCTTCTACTGCCGGTTTCAATGCCGCTGGCAATGATGCATTCGTATGTAGCCCAGGCCATCCTCTAACTAAAGATTTAATTCACACCTGTTTTGACAATTATGCCAAAATGGATAGGGTTCCAGAAACCTATACAAAATTTGACCATTTATACAAGGTGATCAATCGATCAGGCCCCGGCGCTGTACAACAAATGCTAAGTTCGCATGGTTTTCTTGAAGAAGAAGGAATGTTTCTTCTGGAACATAAAGAAAAATATAATCTACCTGAAGAATTTACTTGCAATGATGTTACAAATCAAGCCAGTTGGTTAAAAACACCGATTAAAATTTGTAGCTCTTTAACTGAAAGTATTGAAACAGCTACCAATTGCATGATGACAGAAATGAAATATATGGGTGTATGTCGATTTGCTGATTATGTTACTGATATAAAAAGTTCTCTAATAGAAAATCTTATATCTCAGCTTATAAAAGATCCAGAAATTATAGATAATTTTAAAAAATTAACTGAATATTTTGTCAAAACTTCACAACAACAGGATGTAAAAAAAGAAACTACCCGAATTAGCAGTTTTATGGCTGATTTAGGTAAATTTTTGACAGAGTATTTTGATGAGACAACGGCGTATAGAATTACCAGCCAACTGCGCAAAAAATTGCCTTACACTGAACAAATGCAGGCATTACCAGTTAACTATAAAGAGCTACAAAAAATAGTATTTGATGATGGCTTATTACTTCGGGTTTTGGCGGAAGAAAATCTCCTACAAAATTTTACTACTGCAAGCAAAGAAGCACCCCGATCTATTCGAGAAGCGTATAACAAATTGGTTACAATGTTACAGCCTTTAAAAAATTCAAATAGCAAAAGTTCTGAAATATTAATCGAACGGCCAACCGTCAGTTATGCTGATATTGCTAATGTGCTGTCTCTATTTGACTCAAGAAATGATTTTAACCTGAATAACTCCATCGCTAATTTACTTTTAAAACGTCTAGAAATACAACCAGAATTGCGCTCGTTAGTCAGTACAGTGGCTCATTCTACTGATGACTCATCTTATACTTCATGGCAAAGCTTGATACATCCTGAACAAAGTACAGATCTGGGATTTAGCATGCTCGAATAG
- a CDS encoding tetratricopeptide repeat protein — protein MSEEDLFQRALELHQTGQFAQAEALYKQILVKEPGRAEVLHLLGILAGQQGDYGSALKWIQAAIEKEPDSATFYNSLGNVYRQSDQIDLAIENYQKALKLQPNSPSANNNLGILFYRQNQFDEAIKYYQAAIALKPDYADAHFNLSTALTAQQKFSEAKQQLEMALRIQPEHPQAHAHLGQLLLQENRPLEATAHFEERLRLDPEHAETHHQLAVALTQLNHLEEAISHYEKTLKLQPHHTEALHNLGALYLTQRQPELALRCYLSLLSLQPDLDTYYNLGVIFSYQDRHDEAINYLQEALRLEPDFYNAHVNLGAVYLKKEDLPQAAHHYEAALKLRPNDPELLYILAAISRKSAPTSAPSEYVEHLFDQYAPHFEKHLQEYLHYQVPDLLFKAVTAEIGSQKEDWVILELGCGTGLCGVPFRRLARQLIGVDLSEKMLDAARQKNIYDELRHADINSVLEKSRDIDLVLAGDVFGYVGDLDETFALTRTALKANGWFAFTVEKTFSAPFYLQSNARFAHSRDYIESLAQKHNFTIVRCDNAVLREQKQQPVEGYLFLLRPLH, from the coding sequence ATGTCAGAAGAAGATTTATTCCAACGTGCTTTAGAATTACACCAGACTGGCCAATTTGCGCAAGCAGAAGCCTTGTATAAACAAATACTCGTCAAAGAACCGGGGCGCGCTGAAGTATTGCATTTGTTAGGTATTCTGGCTGGGCAGCAGGGCGATTACGGTTCAGCATTAAAATGGATACAGGCCGCTATAGAAAAAGAACCGGATTCGGCGACCTTTTATAACAGTTTGGGCAATGTCTATCGCCAGTCAGATCAAATTGATTTAGCGATTGAAAACTATCAAAAGGCGCTGAAATTACAGCCCAACTCACCATCAGCCAATAATAATTTAGGCATATTATTTTACCGCCAGAATCAATTTGATGAAGCGATAAAATATTATCAAGCCGCCATCGCTTTAAAACCTGATTACGCCGATGCACATTTTAATCTCAGCACGGCACTTACAGCGCAACAAAAATTCAGCGAAGCTAAACAACAATTGGAAATGGCTTTACGCATTCAACCCGAACATCCCCAAGCCCATGCGCATTTAGGCCAATTATTATTGCAGGAAAATCGTCCCCTGGAAGCTACGGCGCATTTTGAAGAACGCTTGCGATTAGATCCTGAGCATGCGGAAACCCACCATCAATTGGCTGTAGCGTTGACGCAGTTGAATCATTTGGAAGAAGCCATTTCTCATTATGAAAAAACCTTAAAGTTGCAGCCACATCACACCGAAGCTTTACATAATTTAGGTGCTTTATATTTGACACAACGCCAACCGGAATTGGCGCTGCGTTGTTATTTAAGTCTGCTGTCTCTGCAGCCGGATTTAGATACCTATTATAATCTTGGGGTTATTTTTTCTTATCAAGATCGTCATGATGAAGCCATTAACTATTTGCAAGAAGCGTTACGCCTAGAGCCGGATTTTTATAATGCGCATGTGAATTTAGGTGCGGTGTATTTAAAAAAAGAAGATTTACCACAGGCGGCTCACCACTATGAAGCTGCGTTAAAACTACGTCCCAATGATCCTGAATTGTTATATATTTTAGCGGCGATTTCACGAAAATCTGCGCCCACTTCCGCGCCATCCGAATATGTGGAACATTTGTTTGATCAATACGCACCGCATTTTGAGAAGCATTTGCAGGAGTATTTGCATTATCAGGTGCCGGATTTATTGTTTAAAGCAGTGACGGCAGAAATCGGCTCACAAAAGGAAGATTGGGTGATTTTGGAATTGGGATGTGGCACGGGTTTATGCGGTGTACCATTTCGGCGTTTGGCGCGCCAATTGATTGGAGTGGATTTGTCGGAAAAAATGTTAGATGCCGCTAGGCAAAAAAATATTTACGATGAATTGCGTCATGCGGATATAAACAGTGTGTTGGAAAAAAGCCGGGATATTGATTTAGTTTTAGCAGGGGATGTGTTTGGTTATGTAGGCGATTTAGATGAGACATTTGCTTTGACTAGAACGGCTTTAAAAGCAAATGGTTGGTTTGCATTTACCGTAGAAAAGACTTTCTCCGCACCATTTTATTTACAAAGCAATGCGCGTTTTGCGCATAGCCGCGATTACATTGAATCGCTAGCACAAAAGCATAATTTTACGATTGTGCGTTGTGATAATGCTGTGTTGCGCGAACAAAAACAGCAGCCGGTTGAGGGGTATTTGTTTTTATTAAGACCGCTTCATTAA
- a CDS encoding exodeoxyribonuclease III: MTLKIISMNLNGIRSAAAKGFFTWLAEQNADVVCLQETKAQMEHLDGVHFRPEGYHCYFHDAEKKGYSGVGIYTRQKPDKIEIGLGWPIADQEGRYIQADFGKLCIASLYMPSGTSGEERQKHKFEFMAHYMLLLKKIYDQAKIRDFIICGDWNIAHKNIDLKNWRSNQKNSGFLPEERAWLDELFDSVGFVDAFRVVNQEPDQYTWWSHRGQAWAKNVGWRIDYQIITPGLRDKVRSAEIYKKEKFSDHAPLIMEYDL; encoded by the coding sequence ATGACCTTAAAAATTATCTCCATGAACCTAAATGGCATCCGCTCCGCAGCTGCTAAAGGCTTTTTCACCTGGCTTGCTGAGCAAAATGCCGATGTTGTTTGTTTACAAGAAACCAAAGCCCAGATGGAGCATCTAGACGGCGTGCACTTCCGCCCGGAAGGTTATCATTGCTATTTTCATGATGCTGAGAAAAAAGGCTATAGTGGGGTGGGGATTTATACCCGACAAAAACCGGATAAAATTGAAATAGGGCTAGGTTGGCCGATTGCCGATCAGGAAGGGCGCTATATTCAGGCGGATTTTGGTAAATTATGTATTGCGTCACTTTATATGCCTTCGGGTACTAGCGGAGAGGAGCGGCAGAAGCATAAATTTGAGTTTATGGCGCATTATATGTTGTTGCTTAAGAAAATTTATGACCAAGCTAAGATCCGGGATTTTATTATTTGTGGAGACTGGAATATTGCGCATAAAAATATCGATTTGAAAAATTGGCGCAGTAATCAGAAAAACTCCGGGTTTTTGCCGGAGGAGCGGGCTTGGTTGGATGAGTTATTTGATAGCGTTGGTTTTGTGGATGCATTTAGAGTCGTTAATCAGGAACCGGATCAATATACTTGGTGGTCGCATCGTGGGCAGGCTTGGGCAAAAAATGTTGGGTGGCGGATTGATTATCAGATTATTACGCCGGGATTGCGTGATAAGGTGCGGTCAGCAGAGATTTATAAAAAAGAGAAATTTTCTGACCATGCGCCGTTGATTATGGAGTATGATTTGTAA
- the mltB gene encoding lytic murein transglycosylase B codes for MNQKLSIFVKLIISLLLFFTSAAFALDLRHEPEVRAYITAVSKKYDFNENQLTSWFRQVQFNPEVIAKMTQPPGRVIPWYAYRDLFITDERIREGVAYWRKNAKALAAAEREYGVPASVIVGIIGVETSYGGNKGHFSAFDTLSTLAFRYPSRSKFFMNELTQFLLLTREQGWNPFSIKGSYAGALGLPQFMPSSYRIYAISAEDNGLSDLFHNNRDAIASVANYLQKKGWRRGEPVALPAKVVNQNFRSLSDQDGRLRFSIGELANYGLEPEKHVPSSTRAGVLFFDGGDAWEHWLTFANFQVIKRYNESNRYALVVYELGSIIKKQVAK; via the coding sequence ATGAACCAGAAACTATCCATATTTGTAAAATTAATCATTTCTTTATTGTTATTTTTTACAAGCGCTGCTTTTGCCTTAGACTTGCGCCATGAACCTGAGGTGCGAGCTTATATCACTGCAGTCAGTAAAAAATACGACTTCAATGAAAACCAACTCACCTCCTGGTTCAGGCAAGTACAATTCAACCCCGAAGTTATCGCCAAAATGACCCAACCTCCTGGCAGAGTTATACCTTGGTATGCCTACCGCGATTTATTTATCACAGATGAACGCATCCGTGAAGGCGTTGCTTACTGGAGAAAGAACGCCAAAGCTTTAGCTGCTGCTGAGCGTGAATACGGTGTGCCGGCCTCAGTGATTGTCGGAATTATCGGTGTAGAAACATCCTATGGTGGTAATAAAGGTCATTTTTCCGCGTTTGATACACTGAGTACCTTGGCATTTCGTTATCCGTCGCGCAGTAAGTTTTTCATGAATGAATTGACTCAGTTTTTATTATTAACCAGAGAGCAAGGTTGGAACCCATTTAGTATTAAGGGCTCATATGCCGGTGCTTTAGGTTTGCCACAATTTATGCCTAGCAGCTACCGCATTTACGCAATTTCAGCAGAAGATAACGGCTTAAGTGATTTATTTCACAATAACCGTGATGCTATAGCCAGTGTGGCTAATTACTTGCAAAAAAAAGGTTGGCGTCGAGGTGAACCGGTAGCACTGCCGGCGAAAGTGGTGAACCAGAATTTTCGTAGTTTAAGTGATCAAGATGGCAGGCTGCGTTTTTCAATAGGAGAATTAGCGAACTATGGATTGGAGCCTGAAAAACATGTTCCCAGCTCGACGCGCGCCGGTGTGTTATTCTTTGATGGCGGTGATGCTTGGGAACATTGGCTGACCTTCGCTAATTTTCAGGTAATCAAGCGATATAATGAAAGTAATCGCTACGCTTTGGTAGTGTATGAGTTAGGTTCTATCATTAAAAAACAAGTGGCGAAGTGA
- a CDS encoding histidine triad nucleotide-binding protein encodes MTDCLFCKIITKEIPATILYEDDQVIAFDDIHPKAPSHKLIIPRKHIATLNDLTTEDISLAGHMLHVTQQLAKKLQIAEPGYRVAINCNAGGGQIIYHLHFHLLGGRPMSGSFD; translated from the coding sequence ATGACCGATTGCTTATTCTGCAAAATCATCACCAAAGAAATACCCGCAACGATTCTTTACGAAGACGATCAAGTCATCGCCTTTGATGATATTCACCCCAAAGCCCCCAGCCATAAACTTATCATCCCACGCAAACATATTGCCACTTTGAATGATTTGACAACTGAAGATATTTCTTTGGCTGGCCATATGCTGCATGTCACTCAGCAGCTGGCTAAAAAGTTGCAAATTGCCGAGCCAGGTTACCGAGTGGCTATCAACTGCAATGCGGGTGGTGGTCAGATCATTTATCATCTGCATTTTCACTTATTGGGCGGGCGTCCTATGTCCGGCTCATTTGATTGA
- the folE gene encoding GTP cyclohydrolase I FolE produces MEKYFTEIIKSIGEDVNREGLRGTPKRAAEAMRYLTRGYHQDLDTLVNQAIFSSSMSEMVIVKDIELYSLCEHHLLPFVGKCHVAYIPKGKIIGLSKIARIVDLFARRLQVQEQLTEQIAQCVFEAIGAAGVGVIIEAKHFCMMMRGVEKQNSVMKTSKMLGSFRDDNRTRAEFLSLVAG; encoded by the coding sequence ATGGAAAAATATTTTACTGAAATTATTAAATCAATTGGTGAAGATGTAAATCGTGAAGGTTTGCGCGGCACCCCCAAACGCGCCGCTGAAGCGATGCGTTATTTGACTCGTGGCTATCATCAGGATTTAGATACCTTGGTGAATCAAGCAATTTTTAGCTCATCCATGTCGGAAATGGTGATTGTCAAAGACATTGAGCTGTATTCATTGTGCGAACATCATTTATTGCCTTTTGTCGGTAAATGCCATGTGGCTTATATTCCTAAAGGTAAAATTATTGGCTTGTCTAAAATTGCGCGGATTGTGGATTTATTTGCACGACGCTTACAGGTGCAGGAACAGCTGACCGAGCAGATTGCGCAATGTGTATTTGAGGCCATTGGTGCAGCCGGAGTTGGGGTGATTATTGAAGCTAAGCATTTTTGCATGATGATGCGCGGAGTGGAGAAACAGAATTCGGTGATGAAGACTTCGAAAATGTTGGGATCGTTTCGGGATGATAATCGCACGCGGGCGGAGTTTTTGAGTTTGGTGGCGGGCTGA
- the mrdA gene encoding penicillin-binding protein 2: protein MVNLQLKNYSAEAQLFTRRVFFAIFVIAVLLCALVGRLFYLQVDQHELYTTLSNQNQLNLIPVDPNRGLIYDRNGVLLAENIPVYTLDVIPDHVPHFEATLKEVEKIINISPEDLQQFRRALKQRRSSEGVSLKLNLTDDEVARFYLDQYRFPGFGITGRLMRYYPQGDTMVGALGYVARINEQELSTVDNVNYAATNYIGKLGVEKYYEPQLHGKVGYQQVETDANGQVVRTLKNIDPVPGDNLYVSLDSGLQKAAETALGDDQGAIVVIKPATGEVLAFASNPRYDPNLFVKGISSQDYKILQQDPERPLYNRALRGLYAPGSTMKPFLATQYLDLKVVTPTFQIHDPGWFTIPGVSHVFKDWKKGGHGIVNMYKAIVQSCDTYFYTVAARAGINRMNDIQYRFGFGKPTGLDVSEELGGVVPSPAWKRASMGQGWYGGDTVNAGIGQGFTLVTPLQMAEAAATMANRGVRIKPHLALKWQKPDGSFVPVVPEQNPPVKLQNPWVWDFVINGMQGVVEAGTARSIHNNNYTIAGKTGTAQVFRPKSYGDDDNAGIPKKYRSHAWFIGFAPVDKPQVAIAVLVENHPHQGPAVAKKVLDYYFLPDHGQAIAQAQAAAASSAATATGAGQSPPPPVPDESNVPND from the coding sequence ATGGTTAATTTGCAGTTAAAAAATTATTCAGCCGAGGCGCAATTATTTACGCGCAGGGTGTTTTTCGCCATTTTTGTTATCGCAGTATTACTGTGCGCCTTGGTGGGACGACTATTTTACCTGCAAGTGGATCAACACGAGTTATACACGACATTATCTAACCAGAATCAATTAAATTTAATCCCCGTAGATCCTAACCGTGGCCTGATTTACGATAGGAATGGCGTGCTGTTAGCAGAAAATATTCCTGTGTACACTTTGGATGTGATTCCTGACCATGTGCCGCATTTTGAAGCCACGCTCAAAGAAGTTGAAAAAATAATCAATATCAGTCCTGAAGATTTGCAGCAGTTTCGTCGAGCGCTCAAGCAGCGGCGTTCTTCTGAAGGGGTTTCCTTGAAGCTAAATCTCACTGACGATGAAGTGGCGCGTTTTTACTTAGATCAATACCGCTTCCCAGGTTTTGGCATCACTGGCCGTTTAATGCGTTATTACCCCCAGGGTGACACTATGGTTGGCGCGTTGGGTTATGTGGCGCGTATTAATGAGCAGGAACTTAGCACAGTCGATAATGTGAATTATGCGGCGACAAATTACATAGGTAAGCTGGGTGTAGAAAAATATTATGAGCCACAACTGCATGGCAAAGTCGGTTACCAGCAAGTGGAAACTGACGCCAATGGTCAGGTAGTACGTACTTTGAAAAATATTGATCCGGTGCCTGGTGATAATTTATATGTCAGTCTGGACAGCGGCCTGCAAAAAGCGGCTGAAACAGCCCTGGGAGACGATCAGGGGGCGATAGTGGTGATTAAGCCTGCTACCGGAGAAGTGTTGGCCTTTGCCAGCAATCCGCGTTATGACCCGAATCTATTTGTCAAAGGCATCAGCTCTCAGGATTATAAAATTTTGCAGCAAGACCCTGAGCGGCCGCTTTATAACCGTGCCTTGCGTGGGCTATATGCGCCAGGTTCTACGATGAAGCCGTTTTTGGCTACCCAATATTTAGATCTCAAAGTAGTCACTCCCACGTTTCAGATTCATGACCCAGGCTGGTTTACTATACCTGGCGTCAGCCATGTGTTTAAAGACTGGAAAAAAGGCGGTCATGGTATAGTTAATATGTACAAGGCGATTGTGCAATCCTGCGACACGTATTTTTATACGGTGGCGGCAAGAGCCGGCATCAATCGGATGAATGATATACAGTACCGTTTTGGATTTGGTAAACCAACGGGTTTGGATGTCAGTGAAGAATTGGGCGGTGTTGTGCCTTCGCCTGCTTGGAAACGTGCGAGCATGGGGCAGGGTTGGTATGGGGGTGATACAGTCAATGCTGGGATTGGACAAGGCTTTACGCTAGTCACACCATTGCAAATGGCAGAGGCCGCAGCCACTATGGCCAATCGTGGCGTGCGCATTAAACCGCATTTAGCTTTAAAATGGCAGAAACCGGACGGTTCTTTTGTCCCAGTGGTACCTGAACAAAATCCGCCAGTTAAATTACAAAATCCTTGGGTTTGGGATTTTGTTATCAATGGTATGCAAGGTGTGGTTGAAGCGGGAACGGCACGTTCTATACACAACAACAATTACACCATTGCCGGTAAAACCGGAACCGCGCAAGTATTTCGTCCCAAAAGTTATGGTGACGATGATAATGCCGGTATTCCGAAAAAATACCGCAGTCATGCGTGGTTTATCGGTTTTGCACCGGTAGATAAGCCGCAGGTTGCCATTGCTGTGCTGGTGGAAAATCATCCACACCAGGGGCCGGCGGTTGCCAAAAAAGTGCTGGATTATTATTTCTTACCAGACCACGGTCAGGCAATTGCACAAGCACAGGCGGCAGCAGCCAGTAGTGCTGCGACCGCGACAGGGGCGGGTCAAAGTCCACCACCGCCAGTTCCTGATGAATCCAACGTACCTAATGATTGA
- the rodA gene encoding rod shape-determining protein RodA has translation MSQNNLLQESFSTPSGNRLVRSFWEKMHIDMPLFIGLALVLAAGGLILFSADNQSLVLIIRQAIWVVLAVAAMFLFAQIPPERYQQWTPVIFLIGLALLGAVLVIGHSGKGAQRWLGFGSFHFQPSEIMKLAMPMMLAWLLDKTSLPPKLWVLLICAVLLVVPVGLTAKQPDLGTALIIMFTGVCVLLLAGIRWRYVIILVLMIAASAPFLWHFLHDYQRQRVLTFLDPERDPLGTGYHIIQSKIAIGSGGIFGKGYLQGTQSHLQFLPEHATDFIFGVCGEEFGLIGSVLLILLMTFVALRGLYISTQAQDTFSRLLAGSLSLTFFLSCFVNMGMVTGLLPVVGVPLPLISYGGSAMITIMIGFGIIMSIHTHRKLLGR, from the coding sequence ATGAGCCAAAATAACCTACTCCAAGAGTCATTTTCTACGCCCTCGGGTAACCGTTTGGTGCGTTCGTTTTGGGAAAAAATGCATATCGATATGCCGTTGTTTATTGGGTTGGCATTGGTATTGGCAGCCGGAGGGTTGATTTTATTCAGTGCCGATAATCAAAGTTTGGTATTAATCATTCGCCAGGCAATATGGGTGGTATTGGCAGTAGCGGCGATGTTTTTGTTTGCGCAGATTCCGCCAGAGCGATACCAACAATGGACGCCTGTCATTTTTTTAATAGGTTTAGCATTATTGGGTGCAGTATTAGTGATTGGACATTCCGGTAAAGGTGCCCAGCGTTGGTTAGGATTCGGGTCGTTTCATTTTCAACCCTCTGAAATCATGAAGTTGGCAATGCCTATGATGTTAGCTTGGCTACTGGATAAAACCTCACTGCCACCTAAGCTTTGGGTGTTATTAATCTGTGCTGTGTTGTTAGTCGTGCCGGTGGGTTTAACTGCCAAGCAGCCAGATTTGGGCACTGCCTTGATTATTATGTTTACTGGGGTATGTGTGTTGTTATTAGCAGGCATCAGATGGCGTTATGTGATTATTTTGGTGTTGATGATTGCAGCTTCTGCACCATTTTTGTGGCATTTTCTGCATGATTATCAGCGGCAGCGCGTGTTGACTTTTTTAGATCCAGAGCGTGATCCGTTGGGTACCGGTTATCATATTATCCAGTCAAAAATTGCCATTGGCTCGGGCGGGATATTTGGTAAAGGCTATTTGCAGGGTACACAGTCACATTTGCAATTTTTACCTGAACATGCCACGGATTTTATATTTGGGGTGTGTGGGGAAGAGTTTGGCTTGATTGGTAGTGTGTTGTTGATTTTATTGATGACTTTTGTGGCATTGCGCGGGCTTTATATTAGCACGCAAGCACAGGATACCTTTTCACGTTTGTTGGCGGGTAGTTTGAGTCTCACGTTTTTTCTATCCTGTTTTGTGAACATGGGAATGGTGACTGGATTGCTGCCCGTGGTGGGGGTGCCACTGCCATTAATTAGTTATGGTGGCTCGGCGATGATTACCATTATGATTGGGTTTGGGATTATTATGTCGATTCATACGCATAGGAAATTGTTGGGGCGGTGA